The DNA region ATTCAAGCACCAGAAACAGAGCGGACAGGCCAAACAGGAAATCAATTTTTTTCATGTTTTCCACTGTATCCACCATGATCATGACCAGCCAGCCTATGGCAAACCCGGCCAGAAGTCCAAAAAAATGGGCTCCCAGGTCAGTATTCTCCCCTCCCACACCCAGCAGGGCCAGGAGAGCCAGCCCCAGGACAACTGCATTACCTGCTGACAGCCTGGAATGTTTGATGGCATTGATGGACATAATGCCCACTGCCCCAAAAACTGAAGTGGAAAAGCCGATACTCAGGTGGGTCGAGGCCATGACCCAGGCATTGACATAGTTGCCCAGGGCCCCGGCCAGGATGATGCACAGCCAGCCAAGGCCCATACCCAGACTGGAGCACACGGTCAGCACAAAAGGAGCCCCGATGATCACGTTTCCCAGCACATGGGCCGGATCACTGTGCAGGGTCAGGGCTGTGACTGTCCGCCATATCTCACCTTGCATGATCAGGCCGGCATCCGCCCTGCCCTGTTCCAGCCAGGGAAGTTCGGCCCAGGCAGCATCCCCAAGCCCCTCATGGACCACGGTGAAAAAAAGCAGGAGCATGGACAGAACAAACAGATTGACGTAAACATTTTCCTGCTGAAGGACCTGAGACGGCCTGGCAGCCGGAAACAGTTTTTCCTCTTCTTCATAAAGCCTTATCTGTTCCACAGCTTCCGCGCTCAAAGAGACCGGGACCATGAGCTGTCCATCATCCCAGGAATATTCAATATCCATGGCTGTGAGCACCAGGGCCCATTCAGATTTTTTCCTGGAGTCCGGGTTG from Desulfonatronovibrio hydrogenovorans DSM 9292 includes:
- a CDS encoding rhomboid family intramembrane serine protease produces the protein MSENTRNIIDDLKIPGIINPDSRKKSEWALVLTAMDIEYSWDDGQLMVPVSLSAEAVEQIRLYEEEEKLFPAARPSQVLQQENVYVNLFVLSMLLLFFTVVHEGLGDAAWAELPWLEQGRADAGLIMQGEIWRTVTALTLHSDPAHVLGNVIIGAPFVLTVCSSLGMGLGWLCIILAGALGNYVNAWVMASTHLSIGFSTSVFGAVGIMSINAIKHSRLSAGNAVVLGLALLALLGVGGENTDLGAHFFGLLAGFAIGWLVMIMVDTVENMKKIDFLFGLSALFLVLESWLMALFGHGFLDMLF